A genomic window from Camelina sativa cultivar DH55 chromosome 2, Cs, whole genome shotgun sequence includes:
- the LOC104718045 gene encoding uncharacterized protein LOC104718045, whose amino-acid sequence MSNLARLEILALDVSGKNYMTWASDARMHLRSDGLLSTIDPSKTTSDEDKAKAMVFLRHHLHDNLKNEYITKEDPVDLWQSLKDRFDHQKYVILPKARHEWLNLRFLDYKSVGEFNSAMFGITSRMALCGEEVSDYDMIEKTLSTFHPGNVILQEQYRTKGYTRFSELMHVLLVAEQNNQLVMLNHQTRPTGSAPLPEVNVASSSYNWQGRGRGRGRGRGRGRGRGGGRGRGRGRGHYSNSFNAGKANNDLHVNDASRIIKKKDESICYRCGMKGHWYQTCRIPKHLADLYQASQKEKERDVETNLISNEAGPSYHGLNDETHLDIADFLVNQESGKSCD is encoded by the coding sequence ATGTCAAATCTCGCCAGACTCGAAATCCTTGCCCTTGATGTAtctggaaaaaattatatgacatgggCATCGGATGCACGAATGCATCTGAGATCGGATGGGCTTTTAAGCACCATCGATCCGTCGAAAACGACGTCAGATGAGGATAAGGCCAAGGCCATGGTGTTTTTACGCCACCACCTCCACGATAATCTGAAAAACGAGTACATCACGAAAGAAGATCCTGTAGATCTTTGGCAATCACTCAAAGATAGGTTTGATCACCAGAAATATGTGATCTTACCAAAGGCTAGACATGAGTGGTTAAATCTCCGGTTCttggattacaaaagtgttgGTGAATTTAATTCCGCTATGTTCGGAATCACCTCCAGGATGGCTTTGTGTGGCGAAGAAGTGAgcgattatgatatgatcgaaAAAACGCTCTCAACTTTTCATCCTGGAAATGTAATCCTGCAAGAACAATACCGGACCAAAGGATACACTCGATTTTCTGAGTTAATGCACGTTCTTCttgttgctgaacaaaataatcaacTCGTGATGCTGAATCATCAAACTCGCCCAACTGGATCAGCTCCACTTCCAGAAGTGAATGTTGCTTCATCCAGTTATAATTGGCAAGGACGAGGACGCGGACGCGGTCGAGGCCGTGgccgtggtcgtgggcgtggagGAGGTCGTGGCCGAGGTAGAGGAAGAGGTCACTATTCTAATAGCTTCAACGCTGGCAAAGCCAACAACGATCTTCATGTAAATGATGCCAGCCgcattataaagaaaaaagatgagagTATTTGTTACAGATGCGGCATGAAAGGTCATTGGTACCAAACTTGTCGTATACCAAAGCATTTGGCCGATCTATATCAAGCGtctcaaaaggaaaaagaaagagacgtTGAGACCAATCTCATCTCAAATGAAGCTGGACCTTCCTACCATGGTCTCAATGATGAAACTCATCTGGATATCGCAGATTTCCTCGTCAATCAAGAGAGTGGAAAATCATGCGATTAA